In a single window of the Nodularia spumigena CCY9414 genome:
- the clpS gene encoding ATP-dependent Clp protease adapter ClpS encodes MVTRLSAAVYGAGTAPTVTPGKTTEVVRKTYPNYKVIVLNDDFNTFQHVSECLMKYIPGMTGDRAWDLTNQIHYEGQAIVWVGPQEMAELYHQQLRRAGLTMAPLEAA; translated from the coding sequence ATGGTTACAAGACTTTCAGCAGCTGTATATGGAGCGGGTACAGCACCAACTGTCACTCCTGGAAAGACTACTGAAGTTGTCCGCAAGACTTATCCGAATTACAAAGTGATTGTTTTAAACGATGACTTTAATACTTTTCAACACGTGTCTGAGTGTTTGATGAAGTATATTCCGGGGATGACTGGTGATAGAGCTTGGGATTTGACTAATCAGATACATTATGAAGGGCAAGCTATTGTCTGGGTTGGCCCCCAAGAAATGGCGGAACTGTATCATCAACAGCTGCGTCGAGCTGGTTTAACAATGGCTCCTTTAGAAGCGGCTTAA